Proteins encoded by one window of Salmonirosea aquatica:
- a CDS encoding sensor histidine kinase has product MSTLQQRSRIVLLHLSFWAVYFSFFFYQVTYARRNEEIVLWRSLLDATTHVLIMAGIAYLNYFYLLPRFLKHKQFGRYILEILPPLVLTVVFHIYIKRLIYAGMPGRGGFLYSDKFIIQHTSSVIFIVIFIGMLRFAEDWFQLEARKKEIENEKLTAELRFLKAQINPHFLFNTLNNLYYLAFTQSPNTTVVIDKLSQMMRYMIYDSNHPKVPLKKEIEYMENYISLEQLRLDNQVPITLEVSGNTAPVMIEPFLFITFLENAFKHGVSNNAENSWVKARIEVAERQCTYTVENSVLPPKENHEGKSGIGLQNLQRRLQLSYPDRHTLEIKETPEMYHVELTLELS; this is encoded by the coding sequence ATGTCAACCTTGCAGCAACGTTCCCGTATTGTCCTCCTGCACCTCTCTTTTTGGGCGGTTTACTTCTCTTTTTTCTTTTATCAGGTCACTTATGCGCGCCGAAACGAAGAGATCGTGCTCTGGCGCAGCCTGCTGGATGCTACCACGCATGTCCTTATTATGGCCGGCATTGCCTACCTGAATTACTTTTACCTGCTACCCCGTTTCTTGAAACACAAGCAGTTTGGACGCTATATTCTGGAAATCCTGCCCCCGCTGGTATTGACTGTCGTTTTCCATATCTACATCAAACGGCTCATCTACGCCGGTATGCCCGGACGGGGAGGGTTTCTCTACTCCGACAAATTCATTATTCAGCACACGTCCAGTGTCATTTTCATCGTCATATTTATCGGGATGCTGCGATTCGCCGAGGACTGGTTTCAGCTGGAAGCCCGGAAGAAAGAAATAGAAAACGAAAAGCTGACCGCCGAACTGCGGTTCCTGAAAGCGCAGATCAACCCGCATTTTCTGTTCAATACCCTCAACAACCTGTACTACCTGGCCTTCACGCAGTCACCCAATACCACCGTGGTGATCGACAAGCTGTCGCAGATGATGCGGTATATGATCTACGATTCCAACCATCCGAAGGTACCCCTCAAGAAGGAGATCGAGTACATGGAAAACTACATCAGCCTCGAACAGTTGCGGCTCGACAACCAGGTACCCATCACCCTGGAGGTAAGCGGTAACACGGCACCGGTGATGATCGAACCCTTCCTATTCATAACATTTCTGGAAAATGCCTTCAAACATGGGGTGAGCAATAATGCCGAAAATTCCTGGGTAAAGGCAAGGATTGAGGTGGCTGAGCGTCAATGTACCTATACGGTCGAAAACAGCGTTCTTCCCCCCAAAGAAAACCACGAAGGGAAATCGGGCATCGGCCTGCAAAACCTGCAACGCCGGCTACAACTCAGCTACCCTGACCGCCATACGCTGGAAATAAAGGAAACCCCCGAGATGTACCACGTCGAACTCACCCTGGAATTGTCATGA
- a CDS encoding TonB-dependent receptor domain-containing protein — translation MKKNLLLVLALLLGGFAAQAQFPGGGPGGMGGRPSGDGNGRPRSESNQPQAFELPQTKGNSKITGYVVDSSLTSAVEYATIALFDKATQKPIDGTVADEKGKFTLTKIAEGEYYLLVRFIGYTDKKISDIKIKKGDDLDLGVIKVSASIIQLDAVTVTGEKSLIEEKVDRLVYNAEKDLTSKGGDAADVLRKVPMLAVDFDGNVTLRGTSNLRVLINNKPSTIIASSIADALKMIPADLIKSVEVITSPSAKYDAEGSGGIINIITKKSTIQGATLSLDTGTGLRGSNLGLNASLRTGKFGVTLGGFGRAFYNKALVELNQSTIQNGNSILTNQTADAHDFGMFGRYNLGFDYDLGKNQFLTAGVNFGTRNFNRDQDYTTKLFTNNILNSTGYRNVDSRDASNSVDMNLDYVKTFKPGQEWSVSTLYSVSNLTNNFDADLLNGSQELTGRQKNLNSNVNKEITLQTDYVSPIGKKQQIEFGIKGIMREVNSNFRYQVAGPTGDFALDLRNPAGLLNYNQNIGAGYLSYTFATANKYTFKVGSRFEHTMIDANDQERDINIPSYSNLVPSLNISKAVGKAATLKLAYNKRIQRPGLQQLNPNFNAANQQNINIGNPSLKPELTDNMELSLSTSIKKTYLTMALFGRQTSNAITRITMPSDTLLGAVVTTYQNIGKEQTFGANIFGNVYLTSKWTLNGGLDMYYNYIEGRQVGLSGFSEEVSNSGFVIGGRLQTQLQLANGWGIQAFGGYRGNRVQLQGSQSGMGMYSLGFRKEFANKKGSLGLAADNFFGGMKMKSTLTSPIFNQVMVNNIYNQNIKLTFSYKVGKMSLVAKKKTRGVKNDDVMGGGDTNN, via the coding sequence ATGAAAAAGAACCTACTCCTCGTCCTCGCTTTATTACTCGGCGGCTTTGCGGCCCAGGCCCAGTTTCCGGGCGGCGGCCCCGGCGGTATGGGTGGCCGTCCCTCCGGTGACGGTAACGGCCGGCCCCGGAGCGAGAGCAACCAACCCCAGGCTTTTGAATTACCCCAAACCAAGGGAAACTCAAAAATAACGGGCTATGTAGTTGACTCTTCCCTGACGAGTGCGGTTGAATATGCTACGATTGCCTTATTCGATAAGGCTACCCAAAAACCGATCGATGGTACCGTGGCTGACGAAAAAGGAAAGTTCACTCTGACAAAGATTGCCGAAGGAGAGTACTACCTGTTGGTACGGTTCATTGGCTATACCGATAAGAAAATCTCGGACATCAAAATCAAAAAAGGAGATGACCTGGATTTGGGTGTCATCAAAGTGTCTGCGTCCATCATTCAGCTGGATGCCGTCACGGTAACCGGCGAGAAGTCGTTGATTGAAGAAAAAGTAGACCGCCTGGTGTACAATGCCGAGAAAGACCTGACCTCCAAAGGCGGCGATGCGGCAGACGTGCTGCGGAAGGTACCGATGCTGGCCGTGGATTTTGACGGAAACGTTACGCTGCGGGGTACCTCCAACTTGCGCGTGCTAATCAACAACAAGCCTTCGACGATCATCGCCAGCAGCATTGCTGACGCTCTGAAAATGATCCCGGCTGATTTGATCAAATCGGTAGAGGTGATTACCTCTCCCTCCGCCAAGTACGACGCCGAAGGCTCCGGTGGAATTATCAATATCATTACCAAAAAATCGACCATTCAGGGTGCTACCCTGAGTCTCGACACGGGTACCGGACTTCGCGGGTCTAACCTGGGCCTGAACGCCAGCCTGCGTACTGGCAAGTTCGGTGTGACGCTGGGTGGATTTGGCCGTGCCTTCTACAATAAGGCCTTGGTTGAATTAAATCAAAGCACCATTCAGAATGGTAACAGTATCCTGACCAATCAAACTGCTGATGCCCACGATTTCGGGATGTTCGGCCGCTACAATCTGGGCTTTGACTACGATCTGGGAAAAAATCAGTTCCTGACCGCCGGAGTAAACTTCGGCACCCGGAACTTCAACCGGGATCAGGATTATACTACCAAGCTTTTTACCAACAATATCCTGAACTCTACGGGGTACCGGAATGTGGACAGCCGTGATGCATCCAACTCGGTGGATATGAACCTGGACTATGTCAAAACTTTCAAGCCAGGACAGGAATGGTCGGTTTCGACCCTGTATAGTGTCAGCAATCTGACTAACAACTTTGATGCCGATCTGCTCAACGGTTCGCAGGAACTGACCGGACGCCAGAAAAACCTCAACTCGAATGTAAATAAGGAAATCACGTTGCAAACAGACTACGTAAGTCCCATTGGCAAGAAACAGCAGATCGAGTTTGGGATCAAAGGCATCATGCGGGAGGTAAACAGCAACTTCCGCTACCAGGTAGCCGGCCCAACGGGCGATTTTGCATTGGACCTCCGCAACCCGGCCGGACTGCTCAACTACAACCAGAACATCGGCGCAGGGTACCTGTCGTACACCTTCGCTACGGCCAATAAGTATACCTTTAAAGTAGGCTCTCGTTTTGAGCACACGATGATCGATGCGAACGACCAGGAGCGGGATATCAATATACCCTCGTACTCCAACCTGGTGCCGAGCCTGAATATTTCGAAGGCGGTCGGTAAAGCCGCGACGCTCAAACTGGCCTACAACAAGCGGATTCAACGTCCGGGATTGCAGCAGCTGAACCCCAACTTCAACGCGGCCAACCAGCAGAATATCAACATCGGTAATCCCAGCCTGAAACCGGAATTGACCGATAACATGGAGCTGAGCCTGAGCACGTCCATTAAAAAGACTTACCTGACCATGGCCCTCTTCGGCCGCCAGACCAGCAATGCCATTACCCGCATCACCATGCCTTCGGATACGCTACTCGGTGCCGTAGTGACTACCTACCAGAACATCGGTAAAGAGCAGACCTTCGGGGCTAACATTTTCGGTAACGTGTACCTGACCTCAAAATGGACTCTGAATGGTGGTTTGGATATGTACTACAACTACATCGAAGGTCGTCAGGTAGGTCTGAGTGGTTTTTCGGAAGAGGTGAGTAATTCAGGTTTTGTGATTGGGGGACGCCTACAGACCCAGTTGCAACTAGCAAACGGCTGGGGTATCCAGGCCTTCGGTGGCTACCGCGGCAACCGCGTGCAGCTGCAGGGATCGCAAAGCGGCATGGGAATGTACTCGCTGGGATTCAGAAAGGAATTTGCCAACAAGAAAGGAAGCCTTGGCTTAGCAGCTGACAACTTCTTCGGTGGTATGAAAATGAAAAGCACGCTTACCTCTCCTATCTTCAATCAGGTGATGGTCAACAACATCTACAACCAGAACATCAAGCTGACGTTCAGCTATAAGGTAGGAAAGATGAGCCTGGTGGCCAAGAAGAAAACCCGCGGCGTGAAGAATGACGACGTGATGGGTGGCGGCGATACCAACAATTAA
- a CDS encoding lamin tail domain-containing protein: MPSKGLEKYRVRWASLCILVVLAGTFCNEVHAQAYNSMVITEIMADPTPVVGLPDAEYLEIYNRSSQSISLKGWRLGTALLPDSALAPGGYAILCARAKVPLLTRYGRVFGLATFSLANTGATLVLRNARGELIFSVAYKDSWWPSKQRNGGYALEMIDPANPCGETDNWRVSTVPAGGTPGQPNAAASENPDRSAPVADRVEISGESQLVVFFNERLDSLASIQSGLYELKGRTIRKSSIESPAFRSLSLFLDVPLVAGQRYELTVKNATDCVGNRSKEMTFAVGLPVKADSGDVILSEILFDPRTGGVEFAEIHNRTQNYISLKNWTLGNVKDGQPGSFKIISANDLLLAPNGFMALSTNSKVLAEQYPTERDRVLLTVPSMPAFVNEAGGVALRDANGRLFDLFEYRENFHSPLLADTKGVSLERIYPEKQGNDPQNWQSAASVVGYATPGYANSQGNAGQGNDGFRVEPEAFTPNGDGADDFTTIRYTLGTPGVIASIRIYDTQGRLVRDLVTNQTVGTGGEIRWEGTDDRGESVRTGYYLVLIDSFDNSGNSQQFKKKVVVVHP, encoded by the coding sequence ATGCCTTCAAAGGGTTTGGAGAAATACAGAGTCAGGTGGGCAAGCCTTTGCATCCTGGTGGTTCTGGCTGGTACTTTTTGCAACGAAGTCCATGCTCAGGCCTATAATTCGATGGTTATTACCGAAATCATGGCAGATCCTACGCCCGTGGTAGGACTACCCGATGCCGAGTACCTCGAGATTTACAACCGGAGCTCCCAGTCCATTTCACTGAAAGGCTGGCGGCTGGGTACAGCGCTACTCCCCGATTCAGCGCTGGCACCGGGGGGCTACGCGATCCTTTGCGCCCGGGCCAAGGTACCCTTGCTAACCCGTTATGGCCGGGTATTCGGTTTGGCCACTTTCTCACTGGCCAATACGGGCGCTACCCTGGTGCTGCGCAATGCCCGCGGCGAGCTCATCTTTTCGGTGGCTTACAAAGATTCCTGGTGGCCGAGTAAACAGCGGAACGGTGGCTATGCCCTGGAAATGATCGATCCGGCGAATCCTTGTGGAGAAACCGACAATTGGCGGGTTTCTACGGTTCCGGCAGGGGGTACCCCCGGACAGCCCAATGCCGCGGCGAGCGAAAATCCTGACCGCTCGGCGCCGGTAGCCGACCGCGTCGAGATTTCCGGGGAGAGCCAGCTCGTAGTGTTTTTTAACGAGCGGCTGGATAGCCTGGCGAGTATTCAAAGTGGGTTATACGAATTGAAAGGCCGCACCATTCGGAAGTCATCCATCGAGTCCCCCGCTTTCCGCAGCCTGTCACTTTTTCTCGATGTACCCCTGGTAGCCGGTCAACGTTACGAACTGACGGTGAAGAATGCCACCGACTGCGTGGGTAACCGCTCCAAGGAAATGACCTTTGCGGTAGGGCTGCCCGTGAAAGCCGATTCGGGCGATGTGATCCTGAGCGAGATACTTTTCGACCCGCGTACCGGCGGGGTGGAGTTTGCCGAAATCCACAACCGTACCCAGAACTACATCAGCCTGAAGAACTGGACGCTGGGTAACGTGAAGGACGGGCAGCCGGGTTCGTTCAAAATAATTTCTGCCAATGACCTTCTCCTGGCTCCTAACGGGTTTATGGCGTTGAGTACTAATTCCAAGGTACTGGCCGAGCAGTACCCCACCGAACGGGACCGGGTTCTCCTGACGGTACCTTCCATGCCTGCTTTTGTCAACGAAGCGGGCGGAGTAGCCCTGCGCGACGCCAATGGGCGGCTTTTCGACTTATTTGAGTATCGCGAAAACTTTCACTCACCGCTGCTGGCTGATACCAAAGGCGTGTCGCTGGAACGCATCTACCCCGAAAAACAGGGTAACGATCCCCAGAATTGGCAGTCGGCGGCTTCGGTAGTGGGGTACGCTACGCCCGGCTACGCCAATTCGCAGGGCAATGCGGGGCAAGGGAACGATGGTTTTAGGGTGGAACCGGAAGCTTTTACCCCCAATGGTGACGGAGCGGACGATTTTACTACCATCCGTTACACGCTGGGTACCCCGGGAGTTATAGCCAGCATCCGAATTTACGATACGCAGGGCCGGTTGGTTCGCGACCTTGTGACCAATCAAACCGTGGGTACCGGGGGCGAAATCCGTTGGGAGGGTACCGACGACCGGGGCGAATCCGTCCGGACAGGCTACTATCTGGTTTTGATCGATTCGTTCGATAATTCGGGTAATAGCCAGCAATTCAAAAAAAAGGTGGTCGTGGTACATCCCTAG
- a CDS encoding HD domain-containing protein, with the protein MRLTDAEAFILPKLRSELSDTLYYHSLHHTLDVMESVIRIAGAEGISDSETLTLLRTGALFHDTGFLFTYQGHENESCRLARELLPGFGYSMPQIDTICGMIEATKIPQNPKNKLEEIICDADLDYLGRDDFEAIAGCLYRELKARDRVADERAWNAIQIKFLENHRYRTPTGRALRQPGKLIHLQKLRDTMT; encoded by the coding sequence ATGAGACTAACTGACGCAGAAGCGTTTATTTTGCCGAAACTGCGTTCCGAGCTTTCGGATACGCTGTACTACCATAGCCTGCATCATACGTTGGATGTGATGGAATCGGTGATCCGTATTGCCGGGGCCGAAGGTATATCGGATTCGGAAACACTGACTCTTTTGCGTACGGGGGCACTATTTCATGATACAGGATTCCTGTTCACCTACCAAGGACACGAAAACGAAAGCTGCCGCCTGGCACGGGAACTGCTGCCCGGCTTTGGCTATTCCATGCCCCAGATTGACACAATTTGTGGTATGATCGAAGCCACTAAAATTCCCCAAAACCCTAAAAACAAGCTTGAGGAAATTATCTGCGATGCGGACCTCGATTACCTGGGCCGGGACGATTTCGAGGCCATTGCCGGGTGCCTCTACCGCGAGCTGAAAGCCCGGGATAGGGTGGCCGATGAGCGGGCCTGGAACGCGATTCAGATCAAATTCCTGGAAAATCATCGGTACCGGACCCCCACGGGCCGCGCCCTTCGGCAGCCCGGCAAGCTGATACATTTACAGAAGCTGCGGGATACCATGACGTAG
- a CDS encoding VCBS repeat-containing protein yields the protein MHLSPLLSDTLSSYWPSSLRYRYNSIIHFIKTAFVVITLFLTSCQEKTLFTLLPAEDSGISFSNRLTENDTLNIIDFEYVYNGGGVGIADLNGDSLPDVVFSGNQVNSQVYLNKGNMKFTDISGKAGLSNQGRWCSGVSLVDINADGRMDIYLSATTFKTEAQRANLLFVNQGNDADGIPQFKEMAAEYGIADTGHSMQAAFFDYDNDGDLDLYVLIDTIDQYPNLYHKKYRDGSSPTTDRLYRCDWDAQGKHPVYVNVSKEAGIQTEGYGLGINITDFNRDGFRDIYITNDYLSNDLLYINNGDGTFTDRAQSYFKHTSNSAMGNDVADINNDGLVDVMVLDMLPRDNERKKKLMGPNSYQGYLNNDLYGFTYEYVRNTMQINMGNKPGTNEPIFADMSMMADVAETDWSWTPMLADFDQDGFRDLVVTNGFPRDVTDRDFAQFRAESSTVASKDYLLAQIPTVKIKNYAFRNKGDLTFENVTEKWGIGVPSFSNGAAYGDLDGDGDLDMVVNNINDSAFVYRNNLMESKPADNHYLRVAFQGTSPNVNGLGAQVEIYYADSLRQLYEHSPYRGYLSSVEPVAHFGLGKTKTVDRIRIIWPNGKQQLLKNIPADQVLTVSQRNATEPYTPDPISKQLFKDLTDSLDIVYVHEEPEFIDFNGQKLLPHKLSQYPPAVATADVNGDGLADLFVGGSRQHKGRFFLQQATGSFSVADLLPGSEGSGKESEDMGVLLFDADGDGDNDLYIASGSNEQPPGHPSYQDRLYLNDGKGTFTLSLNALPDAKVSTSCVRATDYDRDGDLDLFVGGRIDPEHYPRSVNSFILRNDSSNGQPKFSNVTQQVAPQLQNGGLICDALWTDYNNDGFVDLIVAGEWMPLQVFQNKNGAFVPDEALNAYLEKYKGFWNSIIGGDFDNDGDTDYVVGNTGLNNLMRTSESTPLTLVSGDFNKDGSYDAIPMVYYPTVDGQRVLVPFHGREDMIKQMIPMRAKYQTYQDFSKATFDNILSEEQRKEANVLQANYLQSSYIENQGNGRFDLRPLPALAQVAPVNGMIADDFDGDGNLDVLLVANDFGNEVSVGRFDASNGLLLKGNGKGYFTPETQTQSGFYVPGNAKGLVQLPGLHGQRLIVATQNRGPLRIFGQAASAVRWLPVQQQDAYALVKFKNGSTRRYELYYGASFLSQSVRQLPVSAQVVSVELVDFKGKKRKVDLNSEAI from the coding sequence ATGCATTTATCTCCTTTATTATCGGATACATTGTCTTCCTACTGGCCCTCATCTTTGCGATATAGGTACAATTCGATAATACATTTCATTAAAACAGCATTCGTAGTCATTACCCTTTTCCTCACCTCCTGCCAGGAAAAGACTCTTTTTACTCTCCTACCTGCCGAGGATTCGGGTATCTCGTTTTCTAACCGCCTGACCGAAAATGATACGCTGAATATCATCGACTTCGAGTATGTCTACAATGGCGGCGGGGTAGGTATTGCCGACCTGAATGGTGACAGCCTGCCCGATGTGGTCTTTTCGGGCAATCAGGTGAACAGTCAGGTATATTTGAATAAAGGCAACATGAAGTTCACTGATATCAGTGGCAAGGCCGGCCTTTCCAATCAGGGCCGCTGGTGCTCTGGCGTGAGCCTGGTGGATATCAATGCCGATGGACGGATGGATATTTATCTCTCGGCCACCACCTTCAAGACCGAAGCCCAACGCGCCAACCTGCTGTTTGTCAACCAGGGGAATGATGCCGACGGAATCCCGCAATTCAAGGAGATGGCTGCCGAATACGGCATCGCCGACACCGGGCATTCCATGCAGGCGGCATTTTTCGACTACGACAACGACGGAGATCTGGACCTCTACGTACTCATCGACACCATTGATCAATATCCCAACCTATACCACAAAAAATACCGTGACGGCTCCTCCCCGACCACCGATCGCCTCTACCGCTGCGACTGGGACGCCCAAGGCAAACATCCGGTATACGTGAATGTCTCAAAAGAAGCGGGAATCCAGACCGAAGGCTACGGATTGGGAATCAACATCACCGATTTCAACCGCGATGGTTTCCGGGATATTTACATAACCAACGATTATCTCTCCAACGACCTGCTGTACATCAACAACGGCGACGGTACCTTTACCGACCGTGCCCAATCGTACTTCAAGCATACCAGCAATTCGGCCATGGGCAACGACGTGGCCGATATCAATAACGACGGCCTGGTGGATGTGATGGTGCTGGACATGTTACCCCGCGATAATGAACGCAAGAAAAAACTCATGGGGCCGAACAGCTACCAGGGGTACCTGAATAACGACCTCTACGGGTTCACCTACGAGTATGTCCGTAACACCATGCAAATCAATATGGGCAACAAGCCTGGTACCAACGAGCCGATTTTTGCCGACATGAGCATGATGGCCGACGTGGCCGAAACCGACTGGAGTTGGACTCCCATGCTGGCGGATTTCGATCAGGATGGCTTTCGGGATCTGGTAGTTACCAACGGCTTTCCCCGCGATGTGACCGACCGGGATTTTGCTCAATTCCGCGCCGAAAGCAGCACCGTGGCTAGCAAAGATTACCTGCTGGCGCAGATTCCCACGGTAAAAATAAAAAACTACGCCTTCCGCAACAAAGGCGATCTGACCTTCGAGAATGTGACCGAGAAGTGGGGCATCGGGGTACCTTCATTTTCCAACGGAGCTGCCTACGGCGACCTGGATGGCGACGGCGACTTGGACATGGTGGTGAACAACATCAACGATTCGGCGTTTGTGTACCGCAACAACCTGATGGAAAGTAAACCCGCCGACAACCATTATCTGCGGGTGGCCTTTCAGGGTACCAGCCCCAATGTGAACGGACTGGGCGCCCAGGTGGAGATTTACTACGCCGATAGCCTGCGGCAGCTGTACGAACATTCGCCCTACCGGGGGTACCTTTCGTCGGTAGAACCGGTGGCGCATTTTGGATTAGGCAAAACGAAAACCGTGGATCGAATCAGGATCATCTGGCCCAACGGTAAGCAGCAGCTTTTGAAGAATATCCCCGCCGACCAGGTGCTGACCGTCAGCCAGCGGAATGCCACTGAACCGTATACGCCCGATCCCATTTCCAAACAACTGTTCAAGGATTTGACCGATTCGCTAGATATCGTCTACGTCCACGAAGAGCCCGAATTCATTGATTTTAACGGTCAGAAACTCCTGCCCCACAAGCTTTCGCAGTATCCCCCGGCCGTGGCTACGGCCGATGTCAATGGCGACGGACTGGCGGATTTGTTCGTGGGGGGCTCCCGTCAACACAAGGGACGGTTCTTTTTGCAGCAGGCCACGGGTTCATTTTCCGTCGCCGATCTGCTACCCGGAAGCGAAGGCTCCGGAAAAGAATCGGAAGATATGGGCGTACTGCTTTTCGATGCCGACGGGGATGGCGACAACGACCTTTACATCGCCAGCGGCAGCAACGAGCAGCCACCCGGCCACCCCAGTTACCAGGACCGGCTGTACCTTAACGACGGCAAGGGTACCTTCACACTTTCTTTAAACGCCCTGCCCGATGCCAAAGTAAGTACCTCCTGCGTACGCGCCACAGACTACGACCGGGACGGTGACCTCGACCTGTTCGTCGGCGGCCGTATCGATCCCGAGCATTATCCCCGGTCGGTAAACAGCTTTATCCTGCGGAATGATTCATCGAATGGACAACCCAAATTTTCGAACGTAACCCAACAGGTAGCTCCGCAACTTCAAAACGGCGGCCTGATCTGCGACGCTCTGTGGACGGATTACAACAACGATGGATTTGTAGATCTGATCGTAGCGGGTGAATGGATGCCCCTGCAGGTTTTTCAAAACAAAAACGGCGCATTCGTACCCGACGAAGCCCTCAATGCCTATTTGGAAAAATATAAAGGCTTCTGGAACAGCATCATCGGCGGCGACTTCGACAATGACGGCGATACGGACTACGTGGTGGGCAACACGGGTCTTAACAATCTGATGCGTACCTCGGAAAGTACCCCTCTCACCCTGGTGTCGGGCGACTTTAATAAGGATGGCAGCTACGATGCCATTCCGATGGTTTACTACCCTACCGTCGATGGCCAGCGGGTGCTGGTACCCTTCCACGGGCGCGAAGACATGATCAAGCAGATGATCCCGATGCGCGCCAAATACCAAACCTACCAGGATTTTTCCAAAGCCACTTTTGATAATATCCTGTCGGAAGAACAGCGGAAGGAAGCCAATGTATTACAGGCCAACTACCTGCAGTCTTCCTATATCGAAAACCAGGGAAATGGTCGTTTTGACCTGCGGCCTCTGCCAGCGCTGGCGCAGGTAGCTCCCGTCAATGGCATGATCGCCGATGATTTTGACGGGGATGGAAATCTGGATGTATTGCTGGTCGCCAATGATTTCGGAAACGAGGTAAGCGTGGGGCGGTTTGATGCTTCCAACGGGTTATTGCTAAAAGGGAACGGCAAGGGGTACTTTACGCCCGAAACTCAAACCCAAAGCGGCTTTTACGTGCCCGGTAATGCCAAAGGATTGGTACAACTTCCCGGCCTACACGGACAGCGGCTCATTGTGGCTACTCAGAACCGCGGCCCACTTCGGATATTCGGGCAGGCAGCATCTGCGGTGCGCTGGCTGCCGGTGCAGCAGCAGGATGCCTACGCCTTGGTAAAATTCAAAAACGGAAGTACCCGGCGCTATGAGTTGTACTACGGGGCATCGTTCCTTTCGCAGTCGGTACGGCAGCTTCCGGTTTCTGCGCAGGTGGTCTCGGTAGAATTGGTAGATTTTAAAGGAAAGAAACGAAAAGTCGATTTGAATTCGGAAGCCATCTAA